A DNA window from Cervus canadensis isolate Bull #8, Minnesota chromosome 30, ASM1932006v1, whole genome shotgun sequence contains the following coding sequences:
- the LOC122431716 gene encoding signal peptidase complex catalytic subunit SEC11A-like, which translates to MWRMNKRQLYYQVLNFGMIVSSTLMIWKGLMVITRSEGPIVVVLSGSMEPAFHRGDLFLTNRVEDPIRVGEIVVFRIEGREIPIVHRVLKIHEKQNGHIKFLTKGDNNAVDDRGLYKQGQHWLEKKDVVGRARGFVPYIGIVTILMNDYPKFKYVVLFLLGLLVLVHRE; encoded by the coding sequence ATGTGGCGGATGAACAAGAGGCAGCTCTATTATCAAGTCCTAAATTTTGGAATGATTGTCTCCTCGACACTAATGATCTGGAAGGGGTTAATGGTCATAACCAGAAGTGAAGGTCCGATTGTAGTGGTGCTCAGTGGCAGCATGGAACCTGCATTTCATAGAGGAGATCTCTTTCTAACAAATCGAGTTGAAGATCCCATACGAGTGGGAGAAATTGTTGTTTTTAGGATAGAAGGAAGAGAGATTCCTATAGTTCACCGAGTCTTGAAGATTCATGAAAAGCAAAATGGACATATCAAGTTTTTAACCAAAGGAGATAATAATGCAGTTGATGACCGAGGCCTCTATAAACAAGGACAACATTGGTTAGAGAAAAAAGATGTTGTGGGGAGAGCAAGGGGATTTGTTCCTTATATTGGGATTGTGACGATCCTCATGAATGACTATCCTAAATTTAAGTACGTTGTGCTCTTTTTGCTGGGTTTACTTGTGCTGGTCCATCGTGAGTAA